A single window of Archangium gephyra DNA harbors:
- a CDS encoding polysaccharide biosynthesis/export family protein, whose protein sequence is MGKTSARWWVVLGLLLLSGCAHRGTARVDNSDQPYRIGREDVLDVAVWRDADLSRTLPVRPDGFISLPMVGEVKAEGRTPNELADEIRDALKPYVQEPRVTVIVREVNSSRVFITGEVTHPGAYPLRGRVSILQAIALAGGFTDFADRDAIVVLRRSASKQANTAEGSGTGGSGGTESATQGDYISVSYRELVEEPEKYEPLILRPGDTIIVP, encoded by the coding sequence ATGGGAAAGACGAGCGCGAGGTGGTGGGTGGTGCTGGGATTGCTCCTCCTGTCGGGGTGTGCCCACCGGGGCACGGCGCGGGTGGACAACTCGGACCAGCCGTACCGCATCGGCCGTGAGGACGTCCTCGATGTGGCGGTGTGGCGTGACGCGGATCTCTCGCGCACGTTGCCGGTGCGCCCGGATGGTTTCATCTCCCTGCCCATGGTGGGCGAGGTGAAGGCCGAGGGCCGCACGCCCAATGAGCTGGCCGATGAGATTCGCGACGCCCTCAAGCCGTACGTGCAGGAGCCCCGCGTCACGGTGATCGTCCGCGAGGTGAACAGCAGCCGGGTCTTCATCACCGGCGAGGTGACGCACCCCGGCGCCTACCCACTGCGCGGCCGGGTGTCCATCCTCCAGGCCATCGCGCTGGCGGGCGGCTTCACCGACTTCGCGGATCGCGACGCCATCGTCGTGCTGCGCCGCTCGGCGTCGAAGCAGGCCAACACGGCGGAGGGCTCGGGCACGGGTGGCTCGGGTGGCACGGAGAGCGCCACGCAGGGCGACTACATCTCCGTGAGCTACCGCGAGCTGGTGGAGGAGCCGGAGAAGTACGAGCCGCTCATCCTGCGGCCCGGTGACACCATCATCGTGCCGTAG
- a CDS encoding CpsD/CapB family tyrosine-protein kinase, which translates to MEQQMERAGNFLPRVDDAAGSPNAVDRRVVSLTAPASGAAEQYRSLYYRLERMRELRPLKVVGITSAMPGEGKTVTTVNLALAAARANPERRILLIDADLRRGQVADVLGIKGRPGLTELLNGECEVRELVRRFHATRMAVITAGSTPEEPTQALASGKMKQFLKVVREHFDEVYMDLPPTLPFADSAILGHQTDGLLMVVRANVTPARAVNQAVEQLGGAPILGCVLNGAEMSDTPYLKNYVRK; encoded by the coding sequence ATGGAGCAGCAAATGGAACGGGCGGGGAATTTCCTTCCCCGGGTGGATGACGCGGCGGGCTCGCCCAACGCGGTGGACAGGCGGGTGGTGTCGCTGACGGCGCCGGCGTCGGGTGCTGCGGAGCAGTACCGCAGCCTCTACTACCGGCTGGAGCGGATGCGCGAGCTGCGTCCGCTCAAGGTGGTGGGTATCACCTCGGCGATGCCGGGCGAGGGCAAGACGGTCACCACCGTCAACCTCGCCCTGGCGGCGGCCCGGGCGAACCCCGAGCGGCGCATCCTCCTCATTGACGCGGACCTGCGCCGCGGCCAGGTGGCGGACGTGCTCGGCATCAAGGGCAGGCCCGGCCTGACGGAGCTGCTCAACGGGGAGTGCGAGGTGCGCGAGCTGGTGCGCCGCTTCCATGCCACGCGCATGGCCGTCATCACCGCGGGCTCCACGCCCGAGGAGCCCACCCAGGCGCTGGCCAGCGGGAAGATGAAGCAGTTCCTCAAGGTGGTGCGCGAGCACTTCGACGAGGTCTACATGGACCTGCCGCCGACGCTGCCCTTCGCGGACTCGGCCATCCTGGGGCACCAGACGGACGGTCTGCTCATGGTGGTGCGCGCCAACGTCACCCCGGCCCGGGCGGTCAACCAGGCCGTGGAGCAGCTGGGAGGCGCACCCATCCTGGGCTGCGTGCTCAACGGCGCGGAGATGAGCGACACGCCGTACCTGAAGAACTACGTCCGCAAGTAG
- a CDS encoding GumC family protein, with protein sequence MERGMTADQVLKALWRRKVLVGAIVLGVFAVGAAIVLSQPSVYEATAVVRVQHQRPGEEMVQRTVSELVEQRLLTVRQELMARPVLQKAIEEMNLYPDIVSEKGMEAAVNRMRKDITVRVEGESAFELTYASTDANVAAQVANRLPQLFAEEAQKSRQEQAARATQLFEDEVVALSKSVTEWEKKIAQFKVDHQGELPEQLEMNMRGLERVGALLQTKSEELRVAEARRSDLARARNAADSEAGRMEAAEHSLAQGLVAARSSWTADHPEVKRISQELNVMRERRKDAESRQWAERQERTRVAELITNIQKEIEGLHDQAREYQSRLDRTPQWAHALGVLNRDYEIARTKYQSVVSRRVEAELAQELEAKSAASLFNTISPAGVPVAAARPDRVSGLLIAFLLALGVGVLTGVVMEMRDDSIRDTQELRERLPLPVLAVVPNMQGKAEKRVLMPATGNRNGVVTPSTNDSPLN encoded by the coding sequence ATGGAGCGTGGGATGACGGCAGACCAGGTGCTCAAGGCACTGTGGCGCCGGAAGGTGCTGGTCGGGGCCATCGTGCTGGGAGTGTTCGCGGTGGGAGCCGCCATCGTGTTGAGCCAGCCGAGCGTGTACGAGGCGACGGCGGTGGTGCGCGTGCAGCACCAGCGCCCCGGAGAGGAGATGGTGCAGCGCACCGTCAGTGAGCTGGTGGAGCAGCGGCTGCTCACCGTCCGCCAGGAGTTGATGGCGCGGCCGGTGCTGCAGAAGGCCATCGAGGAGATGAACCTCTATCCGGACATCGTCTCGGAGAAGGGCATGGAGGCGGCCGTCAACCGCATGCGCAAGGACATCACCGTGCGCGTGGAGGGGGAGAGCGCCTTCGAGCTGACGTATGCCAGCACGGATGCGAACGTGGCGGCGCAGGTGGCCAACCGGCTGCCGCAGCTCTTCGCGGAGGAGGCGCAGAAGTCCCGCCAGGAGCAGGCGGCGCGCGCCACCCAGCTCTTCGAGGACGAGGTGGTCGCGCTCTCCAAGAGCGTCACCGAGTGGGAGAAGAAGATCGCCCAGTTCAAGGTGGACCACCAGGGTGAGCTGCCCGAGCAGCTGGAGATGAACATGCGCGGCCTGGAGCGCGTGGGCGCGCTGCTGCAGACGAAGTCCGAGGAGCTGCGCGTGGCCGAGGCCCGCCGCTCCGACCTGGCGCGGGCCCGCAACGCCGCGGACAGCGAGGCCGGCCGGATGGAGGCCGCCGAGCACTCCCTCGCCCAGGGCCTGGTGGCCGCCCGCTCCTCGTGGACGGCGGATCACCCCGAGGTGAAGCGCATCTCCCAGGAGCTCAACGTCATGCGTGAGCGCCGCAAGGACGCCGAGAGCCGCCAGTGGGCCGAGCGTCAGGAGCGCACCCGCGTGGCCGAGCTCATCACCAACATCCAGAAGGAGATCGAGGGGCTGCACGATCAGGCCAGGGAGTACCAGTCCCGCCTGGATCGCACCCCGCAGTGGGCCCACGCGCTGGGCGTGCTCAACCGGGACTACGAGATCGCCCGCACCAAGTACCAGAGCGTGGTGTCCCGCCGGGTGGAGGCGGAGCTGGCCCAGGAGCTCGAGGCCAAGAGCGCCGCGAGCCTCTTCAACACCATCTCCCCGGCCGGCGTGCCGGTGGCGGCGGCCAGGCCGGACCGTGTCAGCGGCCTGCTCATCGCCTTCCTGCTCGCCCTGGGCGTGGGCGTGCTCACCGGTGTGGTGATGGAGATGCGTGACGACAGCATCCGCGACACCCAGGAGCTGCGCGAGCGGCTGCCCCTCCCGGTGCTCGCGGTGGTCCCGAACATGCAAGGCAAGGCGGAGAAGCGGGTGCTGATGCCCGCCACGGGGAACCGCAATGGAGTGGTGACGCCGTCCACGAACGACTCGCCGCTCAACTAG